A window from Vanessa atalanta chromosome 18, ilVanAtal1.2, whole genome shotgun sequence encodes these proteins:
- the LOC125070834 gene encoding protein SEC13 homolog, with protein MISVLNTIDTGHEDMIHDAELDYYGLRLATCSSDNSVKIYDIKSGTQTLAADLKGHFGPVWQVAWAHPKFGNLLASCSYDRKVIIWKESGEWTKLYEYAGHESSVNSVAWAPAEYGLILACCSSDGSISTITYNQDGGNWDVKKIPGAHAIGVNSISWCPSLSADLNFDPLTNKEAPKRLVSGGCDNLIKIWKEQGDQWVEENRLEMHMDWVRDVAWAPSLGLQRSMIASCSQDKRVVIWSSDDNVSWTPIILNTFDDVVWSVSWSLTGNILAVSGGDNKVSLWRENADGQWLCISEVAKGLGQSPNEERSTL; from the exons atgattAGTGTTTTAAATACTATAGATACTGGTCATGAGGACATGATCCATGACGCAGAATTAGATTATTATGGATTGAGGTTAGCGACTTGCTCATCGGATAACTCAGtaaaaatttacgacatcaaGAGCGGTACACAAACTCTTGCCGCTGATTTAAAAGGGCACTTTGGTCCCGTATGGCAAGTTGCATGGGCTCATCCTAAGTTTGGCAATTTATTAGCCTCCTGTTCGTACGATAGAAAAGTAATTATATGGAAAGAATCTGGAGAGTGGACCAAACTCTATGAATATGCTGGACATGAAAGTTCTGTAAACTCTGTGGCGTGGGCGCCAGCAGAATATGGTTTGATCTTGGCTTGCTGCAGTTCAGATGGTTCTATTTCTACAATAACTTACAATCAAGATGGTGGTAACTGGGATGTTAAGAAGATACCTGGTGCACATGCAATCGGAGTTAATTCAATTAGTTGGTGTCCATCATTATCAGCAGATCTAAACTTTGATCCTCTAACGAACAAAGAAGCTCCTAAGAGATTAGTATCTGGTGGTTGTgataatttaatcaaa atTTGGAAAGAACAGGGCGATCAATGGGTGGAAGAGAACCGCCTAGAAATGCATATGGACTGGGTACGAGATGTGGCTTGGGCACCTTCACTTGGTCTGCAGCGTTCCATGATAGCTAGTTGTTCTCAAGATAAGAGAGTTGTCATTTGGTCGAGTGATGACAATGTATCCTGGACACCAATAATTCTCAACACATTTGATGATGTTGTGTGGAGTGTAAGCTGGTCTCTCACTGGTAACATCTTAGCCGTATCGGGTGGGGACAACAAAGTTAGTCTATGGAGAGAGAATGCAGATGGTCAGTGGCTATGCATTAGTGAAGTTGCAAAAGGGCTGGGACAATCGCCCAATGAAGAAAGAAGCACCCtttaa
- the LOC125070869 gene encoding uncharacterized protein LOC125070869: MAEEEGGIFYNLESLLRQDYRGVNIAVYALATASLAVSIHKIRPVSKFSKASKVPDHFIKRHEPLKGVYVGVQHSPVRLLVNHKAPIYLPLWHSSKPPLPVKLWGVDIVSGNAVNWLDCVAKGQQVTLKPIARDKEELVSTVLLHLPHQKTKTVETFDIGQKLVELGFAKASVPQAIKKNTLESQLAPGILSAEARAKSFRNGIWSEKLPPIPIYVTYWRKGTHLTSDLIILSSKKLLQLITFISKSALVGVKKVILLPFKATPKPIQAS, translated from the exons ATGGCTGAGGAAGAAGGcggaatattttacaatttagagAGTCTCTTGCGACAGGATTATCGTGGAGTAAAT atagcTGTGTATGCTCTCGCCACAGCAAGCTTGGCAGTATCTATACATAAAATCCGTCCG gtAAGTAAATTCTCGAAAGCAAGCAAAGTTCCTGATCACTTTATAAAAAGGCATGAACCCTTAAAAGGAGTCTATGTAGGTGTTCAGCATTCTCCTGTAAGGCTCCTTGTTAATCACAAAGCTCCTATTTATCTTCCATTATGGCATTCCAGCAAACCACCACTGCCTGTCAAG CTATGGGGTGTTGATATAGTAAGTGGCAATGCTGTCAATTGGTTAGATTGTGTCGCTAAAGGTCAACAGGTGACTTTAAAACCTATCGCAAGAGACAAGGAAGAACTTGTCTCTACTGTTCTATTGCATTTACCACATCAAAAG ACTAAAACTGTGGAGACATTTGATATTGGTCAAAAGTTAGTGGAACTTGGTTTTGCTAAAGCCTCTGTGCCTCAAGCTATTAAAAAGAATACTCTTGAATCACAACTGGCTCCCGGTATATTATCAGCAGAGGCTCGTGCAAAGTCATTCCGTAATGGAATTTGGTCAGAAAAGCTTCCACCGATTCCTATTTATGTCACATATTGGCGAAAAGGAACCCATCTAACTTCTGATCTTATTATTTTGTCTTCGAAGAAATTGTTACaactaataacttttatttctaaaagtgCCTTAGTTGGTGTCAAAAAAGTAATTCTTTTACCTTTTAAAGCAACTCCAAAGCCCATTCAAGCATCATGA
- the LOC125070934 gene encoding ras-related protein Rab-8A isoform X2 gives MAKTYDYLFKLLLIGDSGVGKTSILFRFSEDAFNISFISTIGIDFKIRTIDLDGKKVKLQIWDTAGQERFRTITTAYYRGSMGIMLVYDVTNEKSFENIKNWIRNIEENASADVEKMILGNKCDLDAKRQVSKERGEQLAVEYQIKFVETSAKDSLNVEFAFYTLARDIKAKMEKKQEASNPPGGRTGAHQLRANEQQRKPTSWLSRCSVL, from the exons ATGGCAAAAActtacgattatttatttaaattacttctgATAGGTGATTCTGGTGTAGGAAAAACgtctattttatttagattttctgAAGATGCgttcaatatttcatttatatcaacCATCG GTATTGactttaaaattcgaacaataGACCTCGACggtaaaaaagtaaagttacaaATATG GGATACGGCGGGTCAAGAAAGATTCCGTACGATAACAACGGCTTACTATAGAGGATCTATGGGCATAATGCTTGTTTATGATGTTACAAACGAAAaaagttttgaaaatataaaaaattggatTAGAAATATTGAAGAAAATGCAAGTGCTGATGTGGAAAAAATGATTCTTGGTAATAAATGCGACTTGGATGCAAAGAGACAG GTATCAAAAGAAAGAGGTGAACAATTAGCAGTAGAATATCAGATTAAATTTGTAGAAACATCCGCGAAAGACTCGTTAAATGTTGAGTTTGCATTCTATACATTAGCAAGAGACATCAAGGCAAAGATGGAGAAAAAACAg GAGGCGAGTAATCCGCCAGGTGGCAGGACCGGCGCGCATCAGCTGAGAGCGAACGAGCAGCAACGCAAGCCCACGTCGTGGCTGTCGCGCTGCTCCGTCCTCTGA
- the LOC125070934 gene encoding ras-related protein Rab-8A isoform X1, with translation MAKTYDYLFKLLLIGDSGVGKTSILFRFSEDAFNISFISTIGIDFKIRTIDLDGKKVKLQIWDTAGQERFRTITTAYYRGSMGIMLVYDVTNEKSFENIKNWIRNIEENASADVEKMILGNKCDLDAKRQVSKERGEQLAVEYQIKFVETSAKDSLNVEFAFYTLARDIKAKMEKKQKEASNPPGGRTGAHQLRANEQQRKPTSWLSRCSVL, from the exons ATGGCAAAAActtacgattatttatttaaattacttctgATAGGTGATTCTGGTGTAGGAAAAACgtctattttatttagattttctgAAGATGCgttcaatatttcatttatatcaacCATCG GTATTGactttaaaattcgaacaataGACCTCGACggtaaaaaagtaaagttacaaATATG GGATACGGCGGGTCAAGAAAGATTCCGTACGATAACAACGGCTTACTATAGAGGATCTATGGGCATAATGCTTGTTTATGATGTTACAAACGAAAaaagttttgaaaatataaaaaattggatTAGAAATATTGAAGAAAATGCAAGTGCTGATGTGGAAAAAATGATTCTTGGTAATAAATGCGACTTGGATGCAAAGAGACAG GTATCAAAAGAAAGAGGTGAACAATTAGCAGTAGAATATCAGATTAAATTTGTAGAAACATCCGCGAAAGACTCGTTAAATGTTGAGTTTGCATTCTATACATTAGCAAGAGACATCAAGGCAAAGATGGAGAAAAAACAg AAG GAGGCGAGTAATCCGCCAGGTGGCAGGACCGGCGCGCATCAGCTGAGAGCGAACGAGCAGCAACGCAAGCCCACGTCGTGGCTGTCGCGCTGCTCCGTCCTCTGA